In one window of Nocardiopsis aegyptia DNA:
- a CDS encoding class I SAM-dependent methyltransferase: MTTTIPVNLLAAAEAAKGFMPTDEGTVLFETACEYAHLGPIVEIGTYCGKSTIFLGAAARATGGKVLTVDHHRGSEEHQEGWEYHDTSLVDQETGKFDTLPHFRRTITAAGLDDEVIAVVGRSSDVAGVWGTPLGMLFIDGGHSEEAAQADYAGWSPHVAPGGALVIHDVFPDPADGGRPPYNIYCRALESGLFEEVRAVGSMRVLRRTA; the protein is encoded by the coding sequence ATGACGACAACGATTCCGGTGAACCTTCTCGCCGCCGCAGAAGCGGCGAAGGGCTTCATGCCCACTGACGAAGGCACGGTGCTCTTCGAGACCGCGTGCGAGTACGCCCATCTGGGGCCGATCGTGGAGATCGGGACGTATTGCGGGAAGTCCACCATCTTTCTGGGTGCCGCCGCGCGTGCGACCGGTGGCAAGGTCCTCACGGTTGACCACCACCGGGGGTCGGAGGAGCACCAGGAGGGCTGGGAGTACCACGACACCTCGCTCGTCGACCAGGAGACGGGGAAGTTCGACACGTTGCCGCACTTCCGCCGCACCATCACCGCGGCGGGCCTGGACGACGAGGTGATCGCGGTGGTCGGCCGCTCGTCCGACGTCGCTGGTGTGTGGGGTACTCCGCTCGGCATGCTCTTCATCGACGGCGGGCACAGCGAGGAGGCCGCGCAGGCCGACTACGCGGGTTGGAGCCCTCACGTGGCTCCCGGAGGCGCGCTGGTCATCCACGACGTGTTCCCCGACCCCGCGGACGGCGGCAGGCCGCCGTACAACATCTACTGCCGCGCGCTGGAGTCGGGACTGTTCGAGGAGG